Proteins encoded together in one Miscanthus floridulus cultivar M001 chromosome 16, ASM1932011v1, whole genome shotgun sequence window:
- the LOC136510199 gene encoding uncharacterized protein, whose amino-acid sequence MEFVVRIDSAAARASVFFSVTYARAEEDERGGISIGAHVGIREEQRWIHVVSSNRDRMVVSDPGSATGYDDNDTAGGDDGDRALRPGARARPRRDDGSSLYKLSVPLGAAAGGAGGRVCFAFTRIPVRGGGNPLLCVTGDGNLAVVCVYISHVAVSTYRPQQQAGHGHGHAEANKEAWEWERSTALTIPAAVPYPDVPPLWQPKEKWFHLSKGSMLLLYRSSAVSIVDLHSKTMEKVMDCFLPLFKDQMNRTAVPYEMDLVDFFMLQLGGPRSTGSSG is encoded by the exons ATGGAATTTGTGGTGCGGATTGACTCAGCGGCTGCTCGTGCAAGCGTTTTTTTCAGCGTGACCTACGCCAGAGCTGAGGAAGACGAAAGGGGTGGGATTTCCATTGGTGCTCACGTGGGAATAAGGGAGGAGCAACGGTGGATTCACGTCGTTAGCTCAAATCGTGACAGAATGGTAGTTTCAG atcctggctccgccactgggtACGACGACAACGACACCGCGGGTGGCGATGATGGCGACCGCGCCCTGCGGCCGGGAGCTAGAGCCCGACCCCGACGAGATGATGGCAGCAGCCTGTACAAGCTCAGCGTGCCGCtgggagcagcagcaggaggagcagGAGGGCGCGTCTGCTTTGCCTTTACAAGGATCCCCGTCCGCGGCGGAGGCAACCCGCTCCTCTGCGTCACCGGAGACGGCAACCTTGCGGTCGTCTGCGTGTACATCTCGCACGTGGCTGTTTCCACTTATCGTCCGCAACAGCAagccggccatggccatggccatgcggaGGCCAACAAGGAGGCGTGGGAGTGGGAGCGCAGCACCGCCTTGACGATACCAGCGGCGGTGCCGTACCCAGACGTACCCCCGCTCTGGCAGCCAAAGGAGAAGTGGTTTCACTTGAGCAAGGGGTCCATGCTCTTGCTCTACAGGAGCAGCGCCGTCTCCATCGTCGACCTCCACAGCAAGACCATGGAGAAGGTCATGGACTGCTTCCTGCCACTGTTCAAGGATCAAATGAACCGGACGGCTGTACCCTACGAGATGGACTTGGTCGACTTCTTCATGCTTCAGCTTGGTGGTCCACGCTCTACAGGATCTTCAGGATAG
- the LOC136514387 gene encoding translocator protein homolog, which translates to MAAAAHEAGITQRVAASGSRDDGASDRAAAVSGPNKKPGGGGRASSSRRGLRSLAAAVSLSAALTALSFFAASHSSPSPKAATASTVAVVRAGSVASEAVLALAAWMAWAEGGVHARPASTLLPYAAQLGAALAWALLVVGHGATRAGLACCAAMAAAAVACARGFGAVNPVAGDLAKPAVAWAVILAVVNYKML; encoded by the coding sequence atggcggccgccGCGCACGAAGCAGGCATCACCCAGCGCGTCGCCGCCAGTGGCAGCAGGGACGACGGCGCCAGCGACAGAGCGGCGGCGGTCTCGGGTCCCAACAAGAAGCCTGGCGGTGGCGGCcgcgccagcagcagcaggcgcgggctccgctcgctcgccgccgcggTGTCCCTCTCCGCGGCGCTCACGGCGCTGTCCTTCTTCGCCGCGAGCCACTCCTCGCCGTCGCCCAAGGCCGCCACGGCATCAACGGTGGCGGTGGTGCGGGCGGGGTCGGTGGCGTCGGAGGCGGTGCTGGCGCTGGCGGCGTGGATGGCGTGGGCGGAGGGCGGGGTGCACGCGCGCCCGGCCTCCACGCTGCTCCCCTACGCCGCGCAGCTGGGCGCGGCCCTGGCGTGGGCGCTGCTCGTGGTGGGCCATGGCGCGACGCGCGCCGGcctcgcctgctgcgccgccatggccgcggccGCCGTGGCGTGCGCGCGCGGGTTCGGCGCCGTGAACCCTGTCGCTGGTGACCTCGCCAAGCCCGCCGTCGCCTGGGCCGTCATCCTCGCCGTCGTCAACTACAAGATGCTCTGA
- the LOC136510198 gene encoding putative wall-associated receptor kinase-like 16, producing MVTEISTHDSTLRILRDDYINNTLPDAVNNTGGSYKVSARNEFTFYGCDMEATLVGVLDNTSRESVISRCATTCSESGQQAIYDADAKAGKLSKFCNGIGCCAAPIAGDSMPTRMHFTRIQVQQPINTSIQQPPPAVPISAYIAEEGWTEAGLPAVAAAVGSKICPGDVAGRLCKSEFSDCRRENPSGYTCHCKSGYDGNPYITGGCQDINECELPEVKGACFGECKNLAGSYECRCPRGTHGNHTLPNGCVKSITCLSIGIGIGSGASLIVLVAISIFMAHKLKHRRKVMLKRKFFKQNRGQLLQQLVSQQADIAERMIITVDELAKATNNFDKARELGGGGHGIVYKGILSDLHVVAIKKSKIAVQKEIDEFINEVAILSQINHRNVVKLLGCCLETEVPLLVYEFISNGTLYHHLHVDEPRSISWAIRLRIATEIAIALAYLHSSVLVPVIHRDIKSSNILLDDTLTSKVSDFGSSRYIPTDRTGLTTRVQGTIGYLDPMYFYTGRLTEKSDVYSYGVILVELLTRKKPFSYLSSKGDGLVAHFVSLLVEGNLAELLDPQVVEEGGEEVHEVAMLAASCIKLGGEDRPTMRQVEHVLEGLLATKTYGKDNMIVGTNEENCISMMKQTSEGQSTEETSRSYTMEREFVDSARYPR from the exons ATGGTCACGGAGATCTCCACCCACGACTCCACCCTGCGCATCCTCCGCGACGACTACATCAACAACACCTTGCCCGACGCAGTCAACAACACTGGCGGGTCCTACAAGGTGTCGGCAAGGAACGAGTTCACCTTCTACGGCTGCGACATGGAGGCGACGCTCGTCGGCGTCCTGGACAACACCTCCAGGGAGAGCGTCATCAGCAGATGCGCCACCACCTGCAGCGAATCGGGGCAGCAAGCCATATACGACGCCGATGCCAAAGCCGGCAAGCTGTCCAAGTTCTGCAACGGCATCGGCTGCTGCGCGGCGCCCATTGCCGGCGACAGCATGCCGACGAGGATGCACTTCACTCGGATCCAAGTCCAACAACCGATCAACACCAGCATCCAACAACCTCCGCCGGCCGTGCCCATATCTGCCTACATCGCCGAGGAGGGGTGGACCGAGGCG GGCCTCCCGGCGGTGGCAGCCGCTGTCGGCAGCAAGATATGCCCCGGGGATGTCGCCGGCCGCCTCTGCAAGAGCGAGTTCAGTGACTGCCGGCGGGAGAACCCGAGCGGCTACACCTGCCACTGCAAGAGCGGCTATGACGGCAACCCTTACATCACCGGCGGGTGTCAAG ATATCAACGAGTGCGAATTACCAGAGGTAAAAGGCGCTTGCTTTGGCGAGTGCAAGAATTTGGCTGGATCATACGAGTGCCGGTGTCCACGAGGAACCCATGGCAATCACACCCTGCCCAATGGCTGCGTCAAGTCGATCACAT GTCTAAGCATTGGCATTGGGATTGGTAGTGGGGCATCCCTCATAGTTTTGGTTGCCATTTCGATATTCATGGCACATAAGTTGAAACATAGGCGGAAAGTGATGTTAAAACGTAAGTTTTTCAAGCAAAATCGTGGACAATTGTTGCAACAATTGGTATCCCAACAAGCAGATATTGCAGAAAGAATGATAATAACAGTGGATGAGCTAGCAAAGGCAACAAACAACTTTGACAAAGCTCGTGAGCTTGGTGGTGGAGGGCATGGTATAGTCTACAAAGGAATTTTATCAGACTTGCATGTAGTAGCCATCAAGAAGTCCAAAATAGCAGTTCAAAAAGAAATAGATGAGTTTATAAATGAGGTAGCTATTTTATCGCAGATCAATCATAGGAATGTTGTTAAACTTCTTGGTTGTTGCTTGGAGACAGAGGTTCCATTATTGGTTTATGAGTTTATTTCCAATGGAACACTTTATCACCATCTTCATGTCGACGAACCAAGATCAATATCTTGGGCCATCCGGTTGAGGATCGCAACTGAAATTGCTATTGCACTTGCCTATCTTCACTCGTCAGTTTTGGTCCCAGTAATCCACAGGGATATCAAGTCTAGTAACATACTTCTTGATGACACTCTGACATCGAAGGTATCAGACTTTGGATCTTCTAGGTACATCCCAACAGATAGAACAGGGTTAACAACAAGGGTTCAGGGGACTATAGGATACTTGGACCCTATGTACTTCTACACAGGTCGTCTTACCGAGAAAAGTGATGTGTACAGCTATGGTGTCATTCTTGTGGAGTTACTCACTAGGAAGAAaccattttcatatttatccTCTAAAGGTGATGGTCTCGTTGCACATTTTGTCAGTCTACTTGTTGAAGGAAATCTGGCGGAATTACTAGATCCCCAAGTTGTAGAGGAGGGGGGCGAAGAAGTGCATGAAGTTGCAATGCTTGCAGCATCATGTATCAAATTAGGAGGTGAGGACCGCCCTACAATGAGACAAGTGGAACATGTCCTTGAAGGCCTCCTTGCAACCAAGACGTATGGCAAGGATAATATGATTGTAGGCACAAACGAGGAGAATTGTATTTCTATGATGAAACAGACTAGTGAAGGACAAAGCACGGAGGAAACGAGCAGAAGCTATACTATGGAACGAGAGTTCGTGGATTCTGCAAGGTACCCTCGGTAG